In Doryrhamphus excisus isolate RoL2022-K1 chromosome 21, RoL_Dexc_1.0, whole genome shotgun sequence, a single genomic region encodes these proteins:
- the LOC131108922 gene encoding collagen alpha-1(XVIII) chain-like yields MISRIPPWFVGLLLHILGRSSGYQLDDRGSHGDLDLTELIGVPLPPSVSFVTGFQGYPAYSFGAGANVGRLTKSFIPDPFYYDFAITVTAKPTTRRGGILFAITDSYQKVVQLGVALSEVEDGSQRVVLYYSDPTTGGKTQEAASFKMADMTGRWARFTITVQGAEVRLFMDCEEYHRVAFTRSPQPLTFEASSGIFVGNAGGTGLPRFVGSIQQLVLKSDPTAPDDQCEEDDPYASGFGSGDGVYEDMEGEEEVKKVVEEREYKEVDPTDSTPVPAPPTEMPSSIVDDEDDDDGEEDSEEASGREVEVPTAEVKPTPSTATAAAKPDSAPTTPIKGDRGEPGPPGPPGPTGPPGHGSGSGAEPGPSGPPGPQGPPGPPGAAGKDGQPGSKGETGALGENGIPGFPGLQGEPGPKGEKGDTGVGMPGLPGPPGPPGRLSFLEGSGSGLEDFDGDTDIIRGPPGPPGPRGPPGAPSEAVIPGPPGPTGKDGEKGESGLPGVDGKDGEQGPAGEKGDKGEPGEGGGPGLKGDQGPQGFPGLPGPEGPEGRSGPRGPPGPPGPPGPPARGFPLDFEDLEGSGLLSGFGSGHPGVPGVQGAKGEEGLQGPPGEPGLKGELGVAGPPGPAGPQGARGSEGPKGDVGATGLKGEPGRDGLSLPGPPGPPGPPGLVTNLQDLLLNDTDGVYNFSGILEAQGLAGQPGPKGDTGLQGLQGPAGLKGEKGEPGMIIAGDGSTSSLAGVIGPKGDKGDSGARGPAGASGPIGMPGPKGEFGFPGRPGRAGVMGPKGEKGDSVGQPGRPGPPGPPGRPGIFRYQRGPLQTVFPIPPRPFCKVPLNGSLPIGQCQNGQKGEKGERGLPGIPAPPDYQKGRGMKGDQGIAGEKGQRGDAGSPGQPGSPGRQGLVGPKGESVVGPPGPRGAPGAPGVGPPGPPGPPGPPGGHSVSPYGSGSGSGGNALTYSGPPGPPGPPGPRGPSGGSATVKTFATMEAMMQKTFRDAEGTLVFVTGTGSLFLKVSQGWKEIQLGSLVYHSSNIITQTEPRAAQQIKADTIKRVPSSKDRLNLVALNQPHSGDMTGLDNADQLCYQQAKAMGLPHNYRAFISSGKQDLVHVVYPGFRDTLPVTNLRGDVLFRNWRSIFSGEGGAINTRIPIYSFDGRDVLADPFWPQKSIWHGSTSRGMRMVDKHCETWRADHVSVTGQSSCLTSGLLLGQETRSCSNEYIVLCVETHKNP; encoded by the exons ACCGAGGTTCTCATGGAGATCTGGACCTCACCGAGCTGATCGGCGTCCCCCTCCCGCCGTCCGTGTCCTTCGTCACAGGCTTCCAGGGCTACCCCGCCTACAGCTTCGGAGCGGGCGCCAACGTGGGCCGCCTCACCAAGTCGTTCATCCCCGACCCGTTCTACTACGACTTTGCCATCACCGTGACGGCCAAGCCCACCACAAGGCGGGGCGGCATCCTCTTCGCCATCACGGACTCTTACCAAAAA GTGGTGCAGTTAGGCGTGGCGCTCTCCGAGGTGGAGGACGGTTCCCAGAGGGTGGTCTTATACTACTCCGACCCCACCACAGGAGGCAAGACACAGGAAGCAGCTTCCTTCAAGATGGCGGACATGACGGGACGGTGGGCCAGGTTCACCATTACGGTGCAAGGCGCAGAG GTGCGTCTCTTCATGGACTGCGAGGAGTACCACCGTGTCGCCTTCACCAGGAGCCCccaacctttgacctttgaggCCAGCTCGGGGATCTTTGTAGGCAACGCCGGAGGTACCGGCCTGCCCCGCTTTGTG GGCTCCATCCAGCAGCTGGTGCTTAAGTCCGATCCCACGGCCCCCGATGACCAGTGTGAGGAAGATGACCCTTAT GCGTCTGGATTCGGAAGCGGCGATGGTGTCTACGAAGACATGGAGGGAGAAGAAGAAGTGAAGAAGGTTGTGGAGGAGAGGGAGTATAAAGAG GTGGACCCCACCGACAGCACCCCGGTCCCAGCTCCGCCCACTGAGATGCCAAGCAGTATtgttgatgatgaagatgatgatgacggtGAAGAAGACAGCGAGGAGGCGTCAGGGCGGGAAGTGGAGGTTCCCACCGCTGAAG TCAAACCAACACCAAGCACAGCAACTGCAGCCGCCAAACCAGACTCT GCGCCAACCACACCGATAAAAGGCGACAGAGGTGAACCGGGTCCACCAGGGCCCCCAGGACCCACCGGCCCTCCAGGACATGGCTCTGGATCCGGAGCCGAGCCTGGACCTAGCGGTCCACCGGGACCTCAGGGCCCTCCAGGCCCACCTGGAGCTGCAGGGAAGGACGGCCAGCCT GGAAGCAAAGGGGAAACTGGCGCTCTT GGAGAAAATGGCATTCCGGGATTTCCAGGGCTTCAAGGAGAGCCTGGACCGAAAGGGGAAaag GGCGATACTGGCGTTGGAATGCCTGGCCTACCAGGACCTCCCGGACCTCCAGGACGCCTATCCTTCCTG GAGGGCTCAGGATCCGGCTTGGAGGACTTTGATGGAGATACAGACATCATCCGA GGACCACCCGGCCCTCCAGGACCCCGAGGCCCCCCTGGAGCCCCGTCTGAGGCCGTCATTCCTGGGCCACCTGGACCCACTGGGAAAGATGGAGAGAAAGGAGAATCCGGACTTCCT GGAGTAGATGGAAAAGATGGAGAGCAAGGACCTGCTGGAGAGAAAGGAGACAAG GGAGAACCCGGAGAGGGTGGTGGACCAGGACTAAAG GGAGATCAAGGCCCACAAGGCTTTCCGGGACTTCCAGGACCAGAGGGCCCAGAGGGGAGATCCGGCCCCAGGGGTCCACCCGGTCCCCCTGGACCGCCCGGTCCACCGGCGAGAGGATTTCCCCTTGACTTTGAG gacctggaagggTCGGGACTGCTGAGTGGTTTTGGATCAGGGCATCCGGGAGTGCCAGGAGTTCAGGGAGCCAAG GGTGAAGAAGGTCTGCAGGGTCCTCCAGGAGAGCCAGGTCTTAAG GGCGAACTCGGTGTTGCCGGTCCACCCGGGCCAGCAGGACCACAGGGGGCGAGAGGTTCAGAG ggtCCAAAAGGAGACGTTGGCGCTACAGGGCTGAAG GGAGAGCCAGGACGGGACGGACTCAGTCTACCTGGCCCACCAGGACCTCCTGGGCCTCCAGGACTTGTCACCAACCTCCAGGAT CTCCTCCTTAACGACACAGATGGCGTCTACAACTTCTCAGGGATTTTGGAGGCTCAGGGACTCGCA GGACAGCCGGGTCCTAAGGGAGACACTGGACTGCAAGGTCTTCAGGGACCAGCGGGACTCAAG GGTGAAAAGGGCGAGCCGGGAATGATCATCGCCGGGGATGGATCCACGTCAAGCCTGGCGGGTGTAATTGGACCTAAAGGGGACAAG GGCGATAGCGGTGCAAGAGGACCAGCTGGAGCATca GGACCTATCGGAATGCCGGGGCCAAAGGGCGAATTTGGCTTTCCGGGAAGACCT GGGCGTGCTGGTGTGATGGGACCCAAGGGAGAGAAAGGAGACTCAGTGGGCCAGCCT GGACGTCCAGGCCCTCCTGGACCGCCGGGCCGTCCCGGGATATTCCGATACCAGAGAGGA CCCCTCCAGACCGTGTTCCCCATCCCTCCCAGGCCGTTCTGCAAAGTGCCT CTCAACGGAAGCTTGCCGATCG GCCAATGTCAGAATGGACAGAAAGGAGAAAAGGGCGAGCGAGGACTTCCTGGCATCCCGGCGCCACCTG ATTATCAAAAAGGACGg GGAATGAAGGGCGACCAAGGCATCGCAGGAGAGAAAGGCCAGAGGGGAGATGCAGGGTCACCTGGGCAACCGGGCAGCCCCGGGAGACAAGGCCTGGTG GGACCCAAAGGGGAGTCGGTGGTCGGCCCTCCTGGTCCCCGCGGGGCACCTGGCGCCCCAGGCGTTGGACCTCCTGGACCACCTGGGCCACCAGGCCCTCCGGGGGGTCACTCAGTGTCGCCGTACGGCTCAGGTTCAGGCTCAGGTGGAAACG CTTTGACTTACTCCGGCCCCCCTGGACCACCTGGACCTCCTGGACCACGTGGACCCTCAGGAGGCTCCGCTACT GTGAAAACCTTCGCCACCATGGAGGCGATGATGCAAAAGACATTCAGGGACGCAGAGGGGACGCTGGTCTTTGTCACTGGGACAGGAAGTCTCTTCCTCAAGGTCTCTCAGGGATGGAAGGAGATACag CTTGGCAGCCTGGTCTACCATTCCAGTAACATCATAACACAAACTGAG CCTCGGGCTGCACAGCAGATCAAAGCCGACACAATCAAGCGCGTGCCTTCGTCTAAAGACAGA CTCAACCTGGTGGCGCTCAACCAGCCCCACTCGGGCGACATGACGGGCCTGGACAACGCCGACCAGCTGTGCTACCAGCAGGCCAAAGCCATGGGCCTGCCCCACAACTACCGAGCCTTCATCTCCTCCGGCAAGCAGGACCTGGTCCACGTGGTCTACCCCGGCTTCAGGGACACTCTGCCCGTGACCAACCTCAGGGGGGACGTGCTGTTCAGGAACTGGAGGTCCATCTTTAGCGGCGAAGGGGGCGCCATCAATACCAGGATACCCATTTATTCCTTTGATGGACGGGATGTTCTAGCCGACCCCTTCTG GCCTCAGAAGAGCATCTGGCACGGCTCCACCAGCAGGGGGATGCGCATGGTGGACAAGCACTGCGAGACCTGGCGGGCCGACCACGTGTCCGTCACGGGCCAGTCCTCCTGCCTGACCTCCGGGCTGCTGCTGGGCCAGGAGACGCGGAGCTGCTCCAACGAGTACATCGTCCTTTGCGTGGAGACCCACAAGAACCCTTAG
- the LOC131108926 gene encoding gamma-glutamyl hydrolase-like yields the protein MAFIDDLEAAERRCFCGRTKRSCCTFRIMFVLFVGVYLALLPLYSTTTTTTTTSRNDNPIIGILAQDLFTPVENQTSYIAASYVKFLESAGARVVPIMINQTDEEYRRLFNSINGVLYPGGAASIFSSGYQRSAKFFYEMAIEANQRGDYFPIWGTCLGFEQLLLLTNGVSLLTETDTRGVSLPLSFTQEAKDSRMFQGFPAELMDALALEPLTENSHRWSLAVEAFNATQALKTFYKVLSTNTDGKTDFLSTIEAFHYPIYGTQWHPEKNAFEWRKPYIAHSPSAVQVTFFMAEFFVGEARKNYHSFASEDAEAQALIYNFSPVKTHKTSAFEQVYYF from the exons ATGGCTTTTATTGACGACTTGGAGGCCGCCGAGAGACGCTGCTTTTGCGGGAGGACCAAACGGTCGTGCTGCACTTTTCGAATCATGTTTGTGCTTTTCGTTGGCGTTTATCTGGCGTTGTTGCCGCTCtactccaccaccaccacaaccaccACAACCAGCCGGAATGACAACCCCATCATCG GTATCCTGGCACAGGACCTTTTCACACCGGTAGAGAATCAAACGTCTTATATTGCTGCCTCTTATGTCAAGTTCCTGGAGTCAGCGGGTGCCAGGGTGGTCCCTATTAT GATCAACCAGACTGATGAGGAATATAGGAGACTATTCAACTCAATTAACGG TGTTCTTTACCCTGGAGGAGCGGCCAGCATCTTCTCATCAGGCTACCAAAGGAGTGCAAAGTTCTTCTACGAGATGGCCATTGAG GCCAATCAGAGAGGAGATTACTTCCCTATTTGGGGCACCTGCCTGGGGTTCGAGCAGCTGCTGTTGCTGACCAATGGTGTTTCACTGCTGACGGAGACGGACACAAGGGGCGTGTCCTTGCCTCTCAGCTTCACTCAag AGGCCAAAGACAGCAGAATGTTCCAAGGTTTCCCGGCTGAACTCATGGACGCTTTGGCGTTGGAGCCTCTGACCGAGAACTCCCACCGCTGGAGTTTGGCTGTGGAG GCGTTCAACGCAACCCAAGCACTGAAGACGTTTTATAAAGTTCTCTCCACAAACACAGAcggaaaaacagattttttgtcCACAATTGAAG CGTTCCACTACCCAATTTACGGCACCCAGTGGCACCCGGAGAAGAACGCATTCGAGTGGAGGAAGCCGTACATCGCTCACAGCCCCTCTGCCGTCCAGGTCACCTTCTTCATGGCCGAGTTCTTTGTGGGAGAAG CCAGGAAGAATTATCACAGCTTTGCGTCAGAGGATGCGGAGGCCCAAGCACTCATATACAACTTTAGTCCGGTGAAAACCCATAAGACGAGTGCCTTCGAGCAAGTCTATTACTTTTAA